The nucleotide window GCGAACGGCTCGGTGTGCACGCCGAGTGGTTGGGTGCCGCCGGCTTAGACCCCTCGGGTCGTCGCTCGACTCCCCACGCCTCTTTTGCCGTGGCGCGTGTTCCGTGGGGTATGGACGAAATCGCCGCAGAGTTCGGGCGGGCGTGGGTGGCGGATCGCCCACGGACGTTCCTCTCGGAGCTGACCGGGATCGACAGTCGGATGGCCGGGTCGCCGGGCGAGACGCGCGCGGCGGCGCTCGTCGTCGACGCGCTCCAGTCGGCCGGCGTCGAGGATGTGACCCAGGAGTCGTTCGAACTGTCGGCCTGGAGCCGAGGCGACGCGACGCTGACGACGACCGAGCCGACGGAACGCCAGTTCGAGGCGGTGGCGTTGCCGTACTGTCCATCCGCGTCCGTCTCCGGCCCGGTGGTGGACGTTGGCCACGGCAGCCCCGAGGAGATCGAGGCCGCGGACCTGTCCGGCCGGGTGGCGTTGGCGAGCACGGACACTCCCGCCGGCGGGCGGTTCCTCCACCGGATGGAGAAGTTCGGCGCGGCCGCCGACGCCGGGGCCGTCGGCTTCCTGTTCGTCAACCACGTCCCCGGCCAACTCCCCCCGACCGGCTCGCTGACGTTCGGTCGGGAGGCGGAGATCCCCGCGGTCGGCGTGAGCCACGAGACCGGCGAACGACTCCGGGAGCACGCCCTCTCGTCGGCCGCCTCACACGAGGACAGCGAGCCGACAGGCCCGGTCACCCGGGTGGAACTGGACGTGGACGCGGAGACGCGCCCGGGAGAGAGCCAGAACGTCGTCGGTCACCTCGGCCCGGAGACGGACGACCGGCTCCTGCTCCTCGCCCACTACGACGCCCACGACATCGCGGAGGGGGCACTTGACAACGGCTGTGGCGTGGCGACGCTGCTCGTCGCCGCGGGGCTCCTGGCCGACGCGGAACTGGACCGTGGAGTGACCGTCGCGGCCGTCGGCGCCGAGGAGGTCGGACTCCTGGGGTCGGAACACCTCGCGCAGACGCTGGACCTGGAGACGGTCGCGGGCGTCTGCAACGTTGACGGCGCCGGTCGGTTCCGCGATCTGGTGGCGATGGCTCACAGTTCGACGGCGACCGCGAGCGTCGCGCGCCGCGTCGCCGAGCGGACCGGCCACCCGGTCGCCGTCCAGACGGATCCACACCCGTTCTCCGACCAGTGGCCGTTCGTCCGCCGGGGCGTGCCGGCGCTCCAGCTCCACTCCCGGGCCGCGACGCCGCCGGCCGCCACCGGCGACTCCCCCTCGGGTGGCGTCGGCGCCGGCCGAGGCTGGGGACACACCCACGCCGACACGCTCGACAAGGTCGACGTCCGGAACGTCCGGGAACACGGGATGTTGACCGCGTTGCTCGTGCGGGAACTGGCGGCCGCGGAGCTGCCGCGGTTGGAGACGGCGACGCTGGAGAAGGCGTTCGAACGGAACGACTTCGAGCCCGGAATGCGGGCGGCCGGACTGTGGCCCGACGAGTGGGCGTAGTGTGAACTACCTCGGGGTCGAGTGGTTCGAGATGCCGAGGGCGTCTCGTCGTCCCGGCTTCGGTCTCCGGAGACCCCGAGGCACCCGCCTCGTCTACCTGTAGAGAACTGTGAGGTGTCGGCGTCGGTCGCGGTCGGCGTCTTCGTCCGCGACCCGTGTCGGTGTGACGCTCCGTCGGCGCACTATCGTCGGTCGCGGTCGGCGTCTTCGTCCGCGACCCGTGTCGGTGTGACGCTCCGTCGGCGCACTATCGTCGGTCGCGGTCGGCGTCGCCTTCGGTCGCGCGGGCGACGACCTCCCGTTGGAAGACGGCCGCGAACTCCTCGCTCGTCGGGTGGTCGACCTCGCGTTCCACGTCGGCCAGGAGCGACTCCAGGCCGTCGCGGGGCTGGTGACACAGGTCGCCGTGACAGTCTCCGCAGAGGTACTCGAACTCCTTGTCGTGACGGTCCCACCGATCTCCCTCCTTGTCGTACTCGCGGGCGTCACCCCGGGGGAGCTGGTCGCCACAGGCGATGCAGACGACCTCTTCGCCACCCCGATCCCGCCGGGAACCGAACATGAGCGTACGTGAGACGCCCGGGGACTTAGGCGTTGTCGGCTCGTCGCCGACCGTGTCGTCGGTCGACTCGGTCGGGACGGTCGGTCCGCTCGTCACCGAATCGAACGGGCGATTTATGCTCCCGACGCCGCCCAGACACACACATGGACGTGAAGTCGCGTCACCACCTCCGGTCGGACGAGATCGACGAGATCCGGACGGCGTTGTCCGACCGGCTGGGCGTGTCGTTGGACGGAGAGGCGTTCGAACTGGTCGAGTTGACTGACTCCCCGTTCGATCTCGTGTTGGTCGACGGTGACCCGGACGTGTTGTACGTGGACGGCGATCCGTTCCTCACCGTGCGTGGGGCCAACGAGCACCCCCCGGAGACGGGTGTGGTGACGGTCGACCCCGGGGCGGTGTCGTTCGTCTCCGACGGCGCAGACGTGATGCGCCCGGGGATCACCGAGGCGGACGACGGGATCTCGACGGACGACCTCGTCGCTATCGCCGAAGAGAGCCACGGGAAGGTGCTCGCGGTCGGGCGCGCGCTCGTCGACGGCAGCGAGATGGCCGGCAACGAGGGGAAGGTGGTGGAGTCGGTTCACCACGTCGGCGACGATCTGTACGAGTTCGCGGTGTAGTCGAGCGCTGCGTTCTTGCGCTCGGATCGAGACAGCTTCGACCGCATGGACGAACTGATCGAGGTCGCAGATGTCCTCGTGGACGGCGGTCTCGAGGGTATCGTCGCCGCACTGATCCGACTCGTCGGGCTAGTCGCACTGCTCGCGGGTGTCGGCCTCTGGCTCCTGACGGACACCGGGCTGCTCGTCGCGCCGGCGGCGTTGATCGCCTGCGGACTGTTCACGCTGCTGATCGCTCCGGGGCTGTTCGTCGCCGCGTTGGAGGTCGTCTAGTCGGTTGCCGCCAGGTCTGCGGCGACCGGCCGGTGATCGGAGGGCCGCCCGGCCGGCTCGTCGTCGCCGTCGGCGCCGCCGGCGTGGACGGCGTACCGCCGCGTCTCGAACCCGCGTGTGAACACGTAGTCCAGCCGCCGACGGTCGGCCGGGCTGTCCTCGTCGTGGGCGCGGCCGCCGAACCCGACGTACGTCGCCCGTGGCCCGACGGTCTCCCCGGCGGCGCGTCGGCTGTCGGACAGCGACTCCGTGAACGCCGCGTACGGCGGGGCGTCGGGCGTGCAGTTGCAGTCGCCGGCGACGACCGCCGGGCCGTCCGGGAGTCGGTCACGGACGAGCCGCGCACCCTCCAGGCGGGCCTCGCTCCCGCGGTGGTCGAGGTGGAGAGAGACGACCGGGAACGTCGCCTGCGTCTCGCGGTCGCGCAGCGTCACCCGGGTCGCAACGCGCGGGAAGGCGGCGTCCCACGCGACCACACCCAGTTCTCCGTCCGGCGCGATCCCGAACGCCGTCGCGTCGACTCGCTCGAACCGCTCGGGGTCGAAACCCACCGGCGTGTGGCTCCCGTTCTCGTCCGGAAACGCGACCCACTCGTGGGGCGTGCGCGCCCGGAGGTCGTCGAGTTGACCGTGCCAGCACTCCTGGAGTGCGATCACGTCCGGCTCCAGACCCGC belongs to Halobaculum sp. MBLA0143 and includes:
- a CDS encoding M28 family peptidase; protein product: MDEIAAEFGRAWVADRPRTFLSELTGIDSRMAGSPGETRAAALVVDALQSAGVEDVTQESFELSAWSRGDATLTTTEPTERQFEAVALPYCPSASVSGPVVDVGHGSPEEIEAADLSGRVALASTDTPAGGRFLHRMEKFGAAADAGAVGFLFVNHVPGQLPPTGSLTFGREAEIPAVGVSHETGERLREHALSSAASHEDSEPTGPVTRVELDVDAETRPGESQNVVGHLGPETDDRLLLLAHYDAHDIAEGALDNGCGVATLLVAAGLLADAELDRGVTVAAVGAEEVGLLGSEHLAQTLDLETVAGVCNVDGAGRFRDLVAMAHSSTATASVARRVAERTGHPVAVQTDPHPFSDQWPFVRRGVPALQLHSRAATPPAATGDSPSGGVGAGRGWGHTHADTLDKVDVRNVREHGMLTALLVRELAAAELPRLETATLEKAFERNDFEPGMRAAGLWPDEWA
- a CDS encoding RNA-binding protein, with amino-acid sequence MDVKSRHHLRSDEIDEIRTALSDRLGVSLDGEAFELVELTDSPFDLVLVDGDPDVLYVDGDPFLTVRGANEHPPETGVVTVDPGAVSFVSDGADVMRPGITEADDGISTDDLVAIAEESHGKVLAVGRALVDGSEMAGNEGKVVESVHHVGDDLYEFAV
- a CDS encoding endonuclease/exonuclease/phosphatase family protein, which gives rise to MTLRVVAYNVRYAGLDEGSIAWERRRDRVADVLAGLEPDVIALQECWHGQLDDLRARTPHEWVAFPDENGSHTPVGFDPERFERVDATAFGIAPDGELGVVAWDAAFPRVATRVTLRDRETQATFPVVSLHLDHRGSEARLEGARLVRDRLPDGPAVVAGDCNCTPDAPPYAAFTESLSDSRRAAGETVGPRATYVGFGGRAHDEDSPADRRRLDYVFTRGFETRRYAVHAGGADGDDEPAGRPSDHRPVAADLAATD